One part of the Humulus lupulus chromosome 9, drHumLupu1.1, whole genome shotgun sequence genome encodes these proteins:
- the LOC133800359 gene encoding glutenin, low molecular weight subunit-like — protein MNKVLGSRSDYQKGVGYKPKGKGKKSASSSTSRSPSQTQSQVPTNVTPEMMGVLAEMWVKMRDKVESGNFQTDSFLHDPRYESLLQQFLPSQQQGSASNQSPGTSSMPQQPQQNSPSISGGSSQSPLFNYMFGLSSQSPQTQPMGSQFGGLPQQQQQQPMYGQFGPFMQQQPVYPHYGGSTQQPVYNQQYYTSPNQQQQQSPLIRPQPRPYYPSPPVPQSHEGLSRSTNVGDFLNESFDEDNNN, from the coding sequence ATGAATAAAGTTCTTGGCTCGAGGTCTGATTATCAAAAAGGAGTGGGATACAAGCctaaaggcaaagggaagaaaTCAGCATCTAGTTCCACAAGTCGAAGTCCAAGCCAAACTCAGTCACAAGTTCCTACTAATGTGACTCCAGAGATGATGGGAGTTTTGGCTGAGATGTGGGTTAAGATGCGTGATAAGGTTGAGTCAGGAAATTTTCAGACTGATTCTTTCCTCCATGACCCACGCTATGAAAGTTTATTGCAGCAGTTCTTACCTTCTCAACAACAAGGTAGTGCATCTAATCAAAGCCCGGGGACGTCGTCGATGCCACAGCAACCACAACAAAATTCTCCAAGCATATCTGGTGGTTCCTCTCAGTCGccactttttaattatatgtttggacttTCTTCCCAGTCTCCTCAGACACAACCTATGGGAAGTCAGTTTGGAGGAttaccgcagcagcagcaacaacaacctaTGTATGGTCAATTTGGGCCGTTCATGCAGCAGCAGCCAGTATATCCTCATTATGGAGGATCGACACAGCAACCCGTTTATAATCAGCAGTACTACACTTCTCCGAATCAACAACAACAGCAGTCTCCTTTGATTCGCCCACAGCCTCGGCCATATTATCCTTCGCCGCCAGTACCACAGTCTCATGAAGGTTTGAGTCGAAGCACGAATGTTGGAGATTTTTTAAATGAATCTTTTGATGAAgacaataataattag